Proteins encoded by one window of Cyclobacteriaceae bacterium:
- the rplS gene encoding 50S ribosomal protein L19, with amino-acid sequence MADLIKVVEQEYAAAREKMPAFKAGDTVNVHVKIKEGNKERVQQFQGVVIQRRGYGTNGETFTVRKISNGIGVERIFPVTSPSVDKVEVIKQGKVRRAKLYYMKGRQGKSARIKEKI; translated from the coding sequence ATGGCCGATTTAATTAAAGTTGTTGAGCAGGAATATGCTGCCGCACGTGAGAAAATGCCTGCTTTTAAAGCTGGTGATACTGTTAACGTTCACGTAAAAATCAAAGAAGGAAACAAGGAACGCGTTCAGCAGTTCCAGGGAGTGGTTATCCAGCGCAGGGGCTATGGCACCAATGGTGAGACCTTTACCGTGCGTAAAATCTCCAATGGTATTGGTGTGGAGCGTATTTTCCCGGTTACTTCACCCAGCGTTGATAAGGTTGAGGTAATTAAGCAGGGCAAGGTTCGCAGAGCGAAACTTTACTACATGAAGGGCCGTCAGGGCAAATCAGCCAGAATCAAGGAAAAGATCTGA